AGACGAGACCATCGAAGTTTGTACCATCGAGCTCGCCTAGAAACGTGTTTATCCCTTCCTTGTCATCGACTATCTCCAAGGCGATGGGAAGATCGGGTGAAAGGCTGAAGAAATCGCTTCTGTGCATGCGTCTTTTATGACCAAAACCCATTATTCCTTTGTAAACGGTGACGCCCCTCATTCCCAGTTCGTAAGCGCGTTTCACGAGGAACTCAAAGAGAGGTTTCCCCCCTATTCTTTTCTCCAATATATACTTTATATACCTTGAGGAGTTTCATACCAGCCTCCCCCTCCCCAGAATCATACCGAAATACGCACAGACAAAAGCAAAGAGCAAATTCATCAGTGCATAGCTTATTCCTCTCATGGGACTTTCTTTGATGAGGGAAAGTGTCTCGTACGTGAAGGTAGGAAAAGTGGTGAAGGCACCAAGAACCCCCGTTCTGAAAAAAGAAAACCATCCCCCTGGAAATCGGAACCCTTTCGATCGAAGTGAACGTTAGAAACGAAAGAAGGAAGGATCCAGCAGTGTTCACAACAACTGTCACAAAAGGAACATAGAAAAACGGCAGGAGTGAGTTGATCAACCTGGAGAGAACGTACCGGAAAAACACTCTAATGGCTCCTCCAAGCCCTACAAAGACAAACCCCGTTTTTTCACTCCTCGTATATCATCTTTATCGTCATTCCACCATCGACGATAAAGTTCACTCCCGTTATGAAACCGGCTTTTTCATCGTCCGCCAGAAAGGCGCAAAGATGAGCTATATCCATCGGATTTCCCACTCTTCCCGCAGGGTGTTGCTCGTGATCGATGGGCCTCAGATCCGGCTTTTTCCTCAGAGATTTCTTTTTCCACTCTGATGTTTCTATCTAACCCGGGCTGATGCACACCACCCTTATTCTGTATTTCGAAAGGCTCACAGCCAGAGAATGAGTAAGAGCAACAAGCCTTCCCTTCGATGCGGAGTAGGGCTCTGTGTCTGGCTCTGACTGAAAGGCCCTCGTGCTTGCTATGTTTATGATCACACCCCCACCACGTTTTATCATCTCTTTTGCACAGTATCGAGAGCAAATATAGGGGCCTGTGAGATTAACTCTGATGACCTTTTCCCATTCCTCCAGAGTCCTTTCGAAAATGCTCTTCACAGAAGTTATGGCAGCGTTGTTCACAAGAACATCCACTCCACCGTAGATATCCACAGTTTTTTTCACCATGTTCTTTACAGACTCCTCATTTGAAACGTCTGTGTTCACAAAAGTGACGTCCAGGCCCTTCGACCTCAGGATTTCTTCTCTTTCAACACCGGCTTCTTCGTCTATTTCCGCTATAACCACTTTCATCCCGTTTTTTGCAAAAAGCTGAGTAATAGCGGCTCCTATTCCCTGCCCTCTGCCTGTGACTATGGCAACCTTTCCGGAAAGCCCGGTATCACCTCATAAGAAAGGCGGGGTTGTCCCCGCCTCTTATCTGATGGGTTTGTCCTTTGTGGCTTCCTCCAGTACGAGGAGCCTTTCCCATCTTCTGTCAACGTACTCTTGAAATTCGTCTATAAACTCTCTTGCATCAGGTCTTGAGAGCATTTTCCTGAATCTTCCCTGCGCCTTCAAGAATTCTTCAATGGGTTTGAACTGTCTCGGCTTTCTGGTGACTCTGTAGACTCCCCTTTCCACTTCGTACAATGGCCAGTATTTCGTCTCCACAGCGAGCTTTGAGATCTCAACCGTTTTGTCCTCCGTTACCCTCCAGAATCTAACACACGGTGAGAGGACAGCAATAAACGCTGGGCCATCGAAGCTCAGAGCCTTTTCCACCTTGGCGAAGAAATCCATAGGATCAGACAGAACAGCGGTTGCAGCATAAACATTCTCGTGGGCTGCAACGATTTCAACGATGTTCTTCTTCAGCTGAACTTTTCCGGCGATCTTCTTTCCAACAGGAGCTGTTGTAGTGTCAGAACCTCGTGGTGTGGATCCAGATCTCTGGTTTCCTGTGTTCATGTAACCTTCGTTGTCGTAAAGAACGTAGAGCACCTTGTGACCTCTTTCGACCATTCCAGAGAGTGACTGAAGTCCAATATCGTACGTCCCACCGTCTCCTCCGAACGCTATGAAGGCGTATTTTTTATCCTCAGGAATCTTTCCTTTGTTTTTCAGAGCCCTATAAGCCGTCTCCACACCGCTCATCGTTGCTGCTACGTTCTCAAAGGCGTTGTGAATGTAAGGAACACTCCAGGCAGTGTACGGGTATATGGTGGTGGAAACCTCCAAACAACCTGTTGCAAGTCCAACGACTGGTTCGTATCCAAGATGTTTTGCCACCATCATCACAAACTTCACCGTGATGGGAGCCCCACATCCAGGACAAAGTCTGTGTCCCTGTGTGATACCAATTTCCTTTTTGTCAAACTCCTGGGCCAGCTGTTTTATGTTAACGGGCATTCTTCACACCTCCTTCATTCTCTGAGGCCAAGATATCTCTGCTCGTCCGTGATTAGATTTCCGTTTATTGCATCTTCAAAGGCTTTCCTGATGTGTTCTGGTTTTATGTCCCTTCCACCAAGGCCATACACGTAGGATCCCAGATTGGGTCTTGCTGCAACTTCGTACAGGGAGGACTTCACAGCTTCGTAAAGCGGTGCTTCTGCTCCGAAGGAAACGGCCCTGTCGAGTACAACCACGCTCTTTCTTCCGTTGAGGAGCTCCTGTAGTTG
The genomic region above belongs to Thermotoga sp. and contains:
- a CDS encoding thiamine pyrophosphate-dependent enzyme; translation: MPVNIKQLAQEFDKKEIGITQGHRLCPGCGAPITVKFVMMVAKHLGYEPVVGLATGCLEVSTTIYPYTAWSVPYIHNAFENVAATMSGVETAYRALKNKGKIPEDKKYAFIAFGGDGGTYDIGLQSLSGMVERGHKVLYVLYDNEGYMNTGNQRSGSTPRGSDTTTAPVGKKIAGKVQLKKNIVEIVAAHENVYAATAVLSDPMDFFAKVEKALSFDGPAFIAVLSPCVRFWRVTEDKTVEISKLAVETKYWPLYEVERGVYRVTRKPRQFKPIEEFLKAQGRFRKMLSRPDAREFIDEFQEYVDRRWERLLVLEEATKDKPIR
- a CDS encoding DUF190 domain-containing protein, coding for MEKRIGGKPLFEFLVKRAYELGMRGVTVYKGIMGFGHKRRMHRSDFFSLSPDLPIALEIVDDKEGINTFLGELDGTNFDGLV